A genomic region of Haliaeetus albicilla chromosome 8, bHalAlb1.1, whole genome shotgun sequence contains the following coding sequences:
- the LOC104317569 gene encoding E3 ubiquitin-protein ligase RNF13-like, with the protein MNLQLQLLHFVLATAFYDTALAEAFGYVAYNDSSKCVAYKALPACFGPRLPAEGLTGYLVRVIPPNACHAIENPPAPRKASETYIALIKGYDCSYVKKVLHAQQAGYQTAVVYNVDSEQVITMTADDKEIQQLIKIPSLFTGQSVSLHLQRTSQCEKGTYIRLLPPKHYLGPCQDNAKMLQETSIMRDFSNMFYVIIATISVMVGLSWYRRACNPKLHTYKQGDKYEMCGICMAEYQEGDSLKILSCSHAYHRACIDTWFHTQPGKKTCPFCKHVVTTYGQDDLLPEQAGEDVNEEEQDNEDNAFREGHEDEYVEDKKDDASTVEEEGFNALENSII; encoded by the coding sequence ATGAATCTTCAGCTCCAGCTTCTTCACTTTGTCCTTGCCACTGCCTTCTACGACACCGCCCTTGCAGAAGCCTTTGGTTACGTGGCTTACAATGACAGCTCCAAGTGCGTTGCTTATAAAGCCCTGCCTGCATGCTTTGGGCCACGACTCCCGGCAGAAGGGCTGACAGGGTATTTGGTGAGGGTGATACCACCAAATGCTTGCCACGCAATAGAGAATCCTCCAGCACCAAGGAAGGCCTCCGAGACGTATATTGCACTCATAAAGGGGTATGACTGCTCTTATGTCAAGAAGGTCCTTCATGCCCAGCAGGCTGGGTACCAAACCGCTGTTGTGTACAATGTGGACTCTGAGCAAGTGATTACCATGACAGCTGATGACAAGGAAATCCAGCAGCTGATTAAGATACCATCACTCTTTACTGGACAATCGGTCTCCCTCCACTTGCAAAGGACTTCTCAATGTGAGAAAGGAACATACATCAGACTTCTACCACCCAAACACTATTTGGGTCCTTGTCAAGACAATGCTAAAATGCTGCAGGAAACTTCCATCATGCGGGATTTCAGCAACATGTTCTATGTCATTATTGCCACTATCTCAGTCATGGTTGGCTTAAGCTGGTACAGGAGGGCTTGCaacccaaaactgcacacataCAAGCAGGGCGACAAATATGAGATGTGCGGCATCTGCATGGCAGAGTACCAGGAAGGGGACAGCCTGAAGATCCTGTCCTGTTCCCACGCTTACCACAGGGCCTGCATTGACACCTGGTTCCACACCCAGCCCGGCAAGAAGACGTGTCCCTTCTGCAAGCACGTGGTGACCACCTATGGGCAAGATGACCTCCTGCCAGAGCAGGCTGGTGAAGATGTGAACGAGGAGGAACAGGACAACGAAGATAATGCATTCAGAGAAGGGCATGAAGATGAATATGTTGAAGACAAGAAAGATGATGCAAGCACAGTGGAAGAGGAAGGGTTTAATGCACTGGAGAACAGCATCATTTGA